The following are encoded together in the Bos javanicus breed banteng chromosome X, ARS-OSU_banteng_1.0, whole genome shotgun sequence genome:
- the LOC133242917 gene encoding TAF5-like RNA polymerase II p300/CBP-associated factor-associated factor 65 kDa subunit 5L, with the protein MEEFRTEEMQTAVSCYLKSRQYRGADGPPKQGLRLSQSVQDMATSLAVQSESGCANTVSAAPCQADPQQYEVQFGRLRDFLMDSDSQHSHELMPLLYPLFVYLHLDLVQNSPKSTAESFYSHFHGMFLQNASQKDVIEQLQTTQTIQDILSNFRLRAFLDNKYVVRLPEDCYNYLLCYLQSDNNTALCRVLTWHIHLDVQPTERVDYQLYASGGCSSGEGSCSSGEGGSSSGKGGSSRGQGSGLEPTDLPMYILQKEEDLDFLQETIKCVQDGPPSLITIYSYAFYNTEQLLNTAEASPDNKLLATGLNNSSIKLWSLTSKFKSKPHQIDVSHIHLINDTLEVDEEDRTATERKVLLGHCGPVYSTRFLPDSSALLSCSEDTSIRYWDLESFTNTVLYQGHAYPVWDLDISPHSLFFASASYDHTARLWSFDRTYPLRIYAGHLAGVDCVKFHPNSNYLATGSTDKTVRLWSAQQGNSVRLFMGHCGPVRCLAFSPNGQYLVSAGEDQLLKLWDLASGTLYKDLHGHTDDITSVTFSLDSSVIASASMDNSVRIWDIKSKHNSTPADGSSSELLGIYTGQMSTVLNVQFMAGSRLLVTGIREENQEH; encoded by the coding sequence ATGGAGGAGTTTCGCACCGAGGAGATGCAGACCGCCGTGTCCTGCTACCTCAAAAGCCGGCAGTACAGGGGCGCAGATGGCCCACCGAAGCAAGGCCTGCGACTGTCACAGAGCGTCCAGGATATGGCTACCAGCCTCGCAGTCCAGTCAGAATCTGGTTGTGCCAACACAGTGTCTGCAGCCCCTTGCCAGGCAGACCCCCAGCAATATGAAGTACAGTTCGGACGGCTGCGGGATTTTCTCATGGACTCTGACTCCCAGCATAGCCACGAACTGATGCCTCTCCTCTACCCTCTCTTTGTCTACCTCCATCTCGACCTGGTCCAGAACAGTCCAAAGAGCACAGCGGAAAGCTTTTACAGCCACTTTCATGGAATGTTTCTCCAGAACGCCAGCCAGAAGGACGTCATAGAGCAGCTCCAGACCACCCAGACCATCCAAGACATCCTGTCTAACTTCCGGCTGCGGGCCTTCCTGGACAACAAGTACGTGGTTCGTCTGCCAGAAGACTGCTACAACTACCTTCTCTGCTACCTCCAGAGTGACAACAACACCGCGCTGTGCAGAGTCCTTACCTGGCACATCCACCTGGATGTGCAGCCCACCGAGAGGGTGGACTACCAGCTCTATGCCAGCGGTGGCTGCTCCAGCGGCGAGGGCAGCTGCTCCAGTGGCGAGGGTGGCTCCTCCAGTGGCAAGGGCGGCTCCTCCAGAGGCCAGGGCAGCGGCCTGGAGCCCACCGACCTGCCCATGTACATCCTGCAGAAAGAGGAGGATCTGGACTTCCTTCAGGAGACCATCAAGTGCGTCCAGGATGGCCCCCCTTCCCTCATCACCATCTACTCCTACGCCTTCTACAACACTGAGCAGCTGCTGAACACGGCGGAGGCCTCCCCGGACAACAAGCTGCTCGCCACGGGCCTTAACAACTCCAGTATAAAACTGTGGAGTCTGACTTCCAAGTTTAAATCCAAGCCCCATCAAATAGATGTGTCCCACATCCACTTGATTAATGATACCCTCGAGGTCGACGAGGAGGACAGGACAGCCACGGAGAGGAAGGTTCTCCTGGGACACTGTGGGCCAGTATACAGCACCAGGTTCCTCCCGGACAGCTCGGCGCTGCTCTCCTGCTCTGAAGACACGTCCATCAGGTACTGGGACCTGGAGAGCTTCACTAACACCGTGCTGTACCAGGGCCACGCCTACCCTGTGTGGGACCTGGACATCAGCCCGCACAGCCTGTTCTTTGCCAGCGCATCCTACGACCACACGGCGCGGCTGTGGTCGTTTGATCGGACATACCCACTGCGAATCTATGCTGGGCACTTGGCGGGTGTGGACTGTGTCAAGTTCCATCCCAATTCAAACTACTTAGCCACGGGCTCGACAGACAAGACGGTGCGGCTTTGGAGTGCCCAGCAGGGGAACTCGGTGAGACTCTTCATGGGCCACTGCGGCCCCGTGCGCTGTCTGGCCTTTTCCCCCAACGGTCAGTACCTGGTGTCGGCGGGCGAGGACCAGCTGCTGAAGCTGTGGGACCTGGCATCTGGGACCCTCTACAAAGACCTACATGGCCACACGGATGACATCACCAGCGTCACCTTCAGCCTGGACAGCAGCGTGATCGCGTCAGCATCCATGGATAACTCTGTGCGTATCTGGGACATCAAGAGCAAGCACAACAGCACGCCCGCCGATGGCTCGTCCAGTGAGCTCCTGGGCATCTACACCGGCCAGATGAGCACTGTGCTGAATGTGCAGTTCATGGCTGGCAGCCGCCTGCTGGTGAccggaatcagagaagaaaatcagGAACACTGA